One segment of Macaca fascicularis isolate 582-1 chromosome 2, T2T-MFA8v1.1 DNA contains the following:
- the KIF9 gene encoding kinesin-like protein KIF9 isoform X19 has product MGTRKKVHAFVRVKPTDDFAHEMIRYGDDKRSIDIHLKKDIRRGVVNNQQIDWSFKLDGVLHDASQDLVYETVAKDVVSQALNGYNGNLIN; this is encoded by the exons ATGGGTACTAGGAAAAAAGTTCACGCATTTGTCCGTGTCAAACCCACCGATGACTTTGCTCATGAAATGATCAGATACGGAGATGACAAAAGA AGCATCGatattcacttaaaaaaagaCATTCGGAGAGGAGTTGTCAATAACCAACAGATAGACTGGTCGTTCAAGTTGGATGGAGTTCTTCACGATGCCTCCCAGGACTTGGTTTATGAGACAGTTGCAAAGGATGTGGTTTCTCAGGCCCTCAATGGCTATAATGGTAACTTAATTAATTAA